The Dermochelys coriacea isolate rDerCor1 chromosome 12, rDerCor1.pri.v4, whole genome shotgun sequence genome has a window encoding:
- the MARVELD3 gene encoding MARVEL domain-containing protein 3 isoform X1: MTSGPLCPTPSPIPLCPTCFDPLPGQPLSLSLCLVGSEEHPPVLPSPIHGTSCERPECYQAEPSGLLECYQCRYLCTARACCQLVEVLLTMLILICSSVSYSSTGGYTGIPSLGGIYYYQYGGAYSGLYGAEGEKAQQLDTQFYQLKLPTARAAMAVGGALMAFSCLLVLVGVLRLPWHFPAWLLLECTLDVLIALGFMPALYFYFHLLLDAYNSPVCKERENLYQSKGYQGFSCSVHGAEIAAGLFSCIAIVVFLVSAGLAVKGYKTVHQLREKPVEMYEF, translated from the exons ATGACTTCTGGCCCTCtttgccccaccccctctcccatcccactCTGCCCCACCTGCTTTGACCCCCTGCCAGGTCAGCCGCTGTCTCTGAGTCTGTGTTTGGTTGGCAGTGAGGAGCACCCACCTGTGTTGCCATCCCCGATACATGGAACCAGCTGCGAGAGGCCGGAGTGCTACCAGGCAGAGCCATCAGGCCTGCTGGAGTGTTACCAGTGCCGCTACCTGTGCACGGCCAGAG CTTGCTGCCAGCTTGTGGAAGTTCTGCTGACCATGCTGATCCTGATCTGCAGCTCTGTGTCCTACAGCTCGACAGGCGGTTACACCGGCATTCCCAGCTTGGGGGGCATTTACTACTACCAGTATGGAGGGGCTTATAGTGGCCTttatggggcagagggggaaaaagCCCAGCAACTTGACACCCAGTTCTACCAATTAAAGCTGCCGACAGCAAGAGCAGCAATGGCTGTGGGAGGGGCCCTGATGGCCTTCTCTTGCCTTCTGGTTTTGGTTGGTGTGCTGCGGCTGCCATGGCATttcccagcctggctgctgctcgAATGCACCCTGGACGTATTGATTGCACTTGGTTTCATGCCTGCTCTGTACTTCTACTTCCACCTTCTGTTGGATGCCTACAATTCTCCAGTGtgcaaagaaagagagaatctCTACCAAAGCAAAGGCTACCAAGGATTCAGCTGCAGTGTGCATGGGGCAGAGATAGCAGCAGGGCTCTTTAGCTGCATTGCCATTGTGGTGTTCTTGGTTAGTGCTGGCCTTGCTGTCAAGGGATACAAAACAGTTCATCAGCTGAGAGAGAAGCCAGTGGAAATGTATGAGTTTTAG
- the MARVELD3 gene encoding MARVEL domain-containing protein 3 isoform X2 — MAERERRRPRQPGRARAVSGPLRGPRPDREEHPPVLPSPIHGTSCERPECYQAEPSGLLECYQCRYLCTARACCQLVEVLLTMLILICSSVSYSSTGGYTGIPSLGGIYYYQYGGAYSGLYGAEGEKAQQLDTQFYQLKLPTARAAMAVGGALMAFSCLLVLVGVLRLPWHFPAWLLLECTLDVLIALGFMPALYFYFHLLLDAYNSPVCKERENLYQSKGYQGFSCSVHGAEIAAGLFSCIAIVVFLVSAGLAVKGYKTVHQLREKPVEMYEF, encoded by the exons ATGGCGGAGCGCGAGCGCAGGCGGCCCCGGCAGCCGGGCAGGGCGCGCGCGGTGAGCGGCCCCCTCAGGGGCCCCCGGCCCGACCG TGAGGAGCACCCACCTGTGTTGCCATCCCCGATACATGGAACCAGCTGCGAGAGGCCGGAGTGCTACCAGGCAGAGCCATCAGGCCTGCTGGAGTGTTACCAGTGCCGCTACCTGTGCACGGCCAGAG CTTGCTGCCAGCTTGTGGAAGTTCTGCTGACCATGCTGATCCTGATCTGCAGCTCTGTGTCCTACAGCTCGACAGGCGGTTACACCGGCATTCCCAGCTTGGGGGGCATTTACTACTACCAGTATGGAGGGGCTTATAGTGGCCTttatggggcagagggggaaaaagCCCAGCAACTTGACACCCAGTTCTACCAATTAAAGCTGCCGACAGCAAGAGCAGCAATGGCTGTGGGAGGGGCCCTGATGGCCTTCTCTTGCCTTCTGGTTTTGGTTGGTGTGCTGCGGCTGCCATGGCATttcccagcctggctgctgctcgAATGCACCCTGGACGTATTGATTGCACTTGGTTTCATGCCTGCTCTGTACTTCTACTTCCACCTTCTGTTGGATGCCTACAATTCTCCAGTGtgcaaagaaagagagaatctCTACCAAAGCAAAGGCTACCAAGGATTCAGCTGCAGTGTGCATGGGGCAGAGATAGCAGCAGGGCTCTTTAGCTGCATTGCCATTGTGGTGTTCTTGGTTAGTGCTGGCCTTGCTGTCAAGGGATACAAAACAGTTCATCAGCTGAGAGAGAAGCCAGTGGAAATGTATGAGTTTTAG